A window from Citrus sinensis cultivar Valencia sweet orange chromosome 3, DVS_A1.0, whole genome shotgun sequence encodes these proteins:
- the LOC102606638 gene encoding probable RNA-dependent RNA polymerase 1, whose amino-acid sequence MAKMISLFGFASLMSSEAVKEFLELHTGEGTVSNVEVGQKEGSRAHAIVEFTTVEAAELIKGLAAERLLWYGKSYLKASDEKRRIPYYKLNFGCQISKDKFSVLWSQENVSVKLCSDLRKFMFFLSYASVDYKLELSYESIWQIELHRPRGHSVKYLVIQLYGAPMIYEKDIHWVREVDFTPSSSIGQSSAMCLELPRGAHIPKALKDFFYYKESPLQFTLVRGSGFSSNTDLVPMISPPHGIKLPFKILFKINSLVQHGCIPGPALDAKFFRLVDPSRIKMECIEHALETLFHLRECCYEPVSWLEEQYRKYVLSGRLLNSPAVALDDGLVYVNKVLVTPSKVYFCGPEISLSNRVLRSYPDEIDNFLRLSFVDEDLDKLYSTVLSPVTSSTNEERHTRIYERVLSTLRNGIVIGDKKFETLAFSNSQVKDNSLWMFASRPELTAADIRERMGDFRDIKNVAKYAARLGQSFSSSREALHVDSSDIEIIPDVEVEEDGITYCFSDGIGKISSELAEIVAKNCGFTIYTPSAFQIRYGGYKGVVAVDPTSSTKLSLRKSMLKYKSESTSLDILANSKYQPCFLNRQLITLLSTLGIRDRVFEKKQREGVAQLDAILTDPLKAHEALELMSSGENTNVLKEMLMCGYKPDVEPFLSMMLHTFRASNLLELRTRTRIFIQNGRAMMGCLDETGTLEYGQVFVQCSASRRREFLDNSCNNRSGELSVVEGKVVVAKNPCLHPGDMRVLRAVDVPALHHMVDCVVFPAKGKRPHTNECSGSDLDGDVYFVCWDHELIPPLQFRPMDYTPAPEKVLDRDVTIEDVEEYFADYIVNDSLGIICNAHVVHADSEPDKARSSKCLELAKLSSIAVDFSKTGVAATIPSGLRVKKYPDFMEKQNKTCYESQRVIGKLYREVKGIAPSTATMKSFTKEVAMQSYDTDMEVDGFKHYIIDAFNYKTEYVIKLGNLMDYYGIKTEAEILSGCIMEMAKSFDKKRDLEAITFAVRSLRKEARTWFNKKKNESDSSHEAVYAKASAWYHVTYHPSYWGRYKREGMNRDHFLSFPWCIHDKLIEIKRGKQSS is encoded by the exons ATGGCTAAGATGATCAGTTTGTTTGGATTTGCTTCACTTATGTCTTCCGAAGCTGTGAAGGAATTTCTGGAGCTACATACCGGTGAAGGAACTGTTTCTAATGTTGAAGTTGGACAAAAGGAAGGTTCAAGAGCACATGCTATAGTTGAGTTCACAACTGTGGAAGCTGCAGAACTAATCAAGGGGTTGGCTGCTGAGCGTCTTTTGTGGTACGGGAAATCTTATCTGAAAGCTTCCGATGAAAAGAGAAGGATCCCGTATTACAAGTTGAATTTTGGATGCCAAATTTCTAAGGACAAGTTTTCTGTGCTCTGGTCACAGGAAAACGTTTCTGTGAAACTGTGTTCGGACCTCAGAAAATTTATGTTCTTTCTGTCTTATGCATCTGTAGATTATAAGCTTGAGCTCTCCTATGAAAGCATTTGGCAGATTGAGCTACACCGTCCCAGAGGTCACTCTGTTAAATATCTTGTCATTCAG TTATATGGTGCTCCTATGATTTATGAGAAAGATATCCACTGGGTTCGCGAAGTTGATTTTACTCCATCGTCAAGCATTGGACAATCATCTGCCATGTGTTTGGAACTTCCCAGAGGGGCTCATATTCCGAAAGCGCTGAAAGATTTCTTTTACTACAAAGAAAGTCCACTCCAGTTCACTCTAGTACGAGGTTCAGGGTTCTCTAGCAACACTGATCTTGTCCCTATGATCAGTCCACCTCATGGCATTAAGTTGCCATTCAAAATATTGTTCAAAATCAATTCTCTGGTTCAACATGGCTGCATTCCAGGGCCGGCACTTGATGCCAAATTCTTTCGCTTGGTTGATCCAAGTAGAATCAAAATGGAATGCATAGAACATGCTTTGGAGACGCTATTTCATCTAAGAGAATGCTGCTATGAGCCTGTAAGCTGGCTCGAAGAGCAATATAGGAAGTATGTCTTATCTGGGAGACTACTTAATTCCCCTGCTGTTGCCTTAGATGATGGTTTGGTTTATGTTAACAAGGTTCTGGTAACCCCATCTAAGGTTTATTTTTGTGGTCCGGAGATCAGTCTGTCAAATCGTGTGTTACGAAGTTATCCGGATGAAATTGACAACTTTCTTcgtctttcttttgttgatGAGGACTTGGATAAGTTGTACTCAACAGTTTTGTCTCCTGTGACATCTTCCACCAATGAAGAAAGACATACAAGAATATATGAAAGAGTACTCTCAACTCTAAGAAATGGGATAGTCATCGGAGATAAGAAGTTTGAAACTCTGGCATTTTCAAATAGTCAAGTGAAAGATAATTCTTTGTGGATGTTTGCATCCAGGCCTGAGCTTACTGCAGCAGATATCAGAGAGAGAATGGGTGATTTTCGCGACATAAAGAATGTTGCAAAGTATGCTGCTAGACTTGGTCAGTCTTTCAGCTCATCTAGAGAGGCACTGCATGTTGACAGTAGTGATATTGAAATCATTCCTGATGTAGAGGTGGAGGAGGATGGGATTACATATTGTTTCTCGGATGGTATAGGGAAAATATCTTCCGAATTAGCTGAAATTGTGGCTAAAAATTGTGGTTTCACGATTTATACTCCATCTGCATTTCAGATCCGATATGGTGGGTACAAAGGTGTTGTAGCAGTTGATCCAACTTCATCAACAAAGTTATCATTGAGGAAGAGTATGCTCAAGTACAAATCAGAAAGCACAAGTCTAGACATTTTGGCAAATAGCAAGTATCAGCCCTGTTTCCTTAATCGCCAGTTGATAACCCTTTTGTCTACTCTTGGCATTAGAGATCGTGTTTTTGAAAAGAAGCAGAGAGAGGGCGTCGCGCAATTAGATGCCATTTTAACAGATCCTTTGAAGGCACATGAAGCACTGGAACTGATGTCATCAGGGGAGAACACAAATGTTTTGAAAGAAATGCTTATGTGTGGTTATAAGCCTGATGTAGAACCGTTTCTGTCAATGATGCTACACACATTCCGCGCATCAAATCTGCTGGAGCTGAGAACCAGAACAAGGATATTTATCCAGAATGGACGAGCAATGATGGGATGTCTTGATGAAACAGGCACATTAGAATATGGTCAGGTATTTGTTCAATGTTCTGCCTCTAGAAGAAGAGAGTTTTTGGATAATTCCTGCAACAATCGGTCAGGAGAACTTAGTGTTGTGGAGGGAAAGGTGGTTGTTGCTAAAAATCCATGTCTACACCCAGGAGACATGCGTGTGCTAAGGGCTGTGGACGTACCTGCTTTGCATCACATGGTGGATTGTGTTGTTTTCCCggcaaaaggaaaaag ACCCCATACAAATGAATGCTCGGGAAGTGACCTGGACGGTGACGTGTACTTTGTCTGCTGGGACCACGAACTTATTCCTCCACTTCAGTTTCGACCAATGGATTATACTCCGGCACCAGAAAAGGTTTTGGATCGTGACGTGACAATCGAG GATGTAGAGGAATACTTTGCCGATTACATAGTCAATGACAGCTTGGGCATAATTTGCAATGCCCACGTCGTGCATGCAGATTCAGAACCTGACAAGGCGAGGAGCAGCAAATGTCTTGAGCTTGCAAAGCTATCCTCCATTGCAGTGGACTTCTCCAAAACTGGAGTCGCAGCCACAATACCCAGTGGACTACGTGTCAAGAAATATCCAGACTTTATGGAGAAGCAAAACAAAACCTGCTATGAATCACAGCGTGTCATTGGGAAGCTTTATCGAGAGGTAAAAGGCATTGCACCATCAACAGCCACTATGAAATCCTTTACTAAGGAAGTGGCAATGCAGTCCTATGATACTGATATGGAAGTTGATGGCTTTAAGCACTACATCATCGATGCTTTCAACTACAAAACTGAGTATGTTATCAAGTTGGGGAACTTGATGGATTATTATGGGATCAAAACTGAGGCTGAAATACTGAGTGGGTGCATCATGGAAATGGCAAAGTCCTTTGATAAGAAAAGAGACTTGGAAGCAATCACTTTTGCTGTAAGGTCATTAAGAAAAGAAGCCAGGACCTGGttcaacaagaagaagaatgaGTCAGATTCTAGCCATGAAGCTGTATACGCAAAAGCTTCAGCTTGGTACCATGTGACTTACCATCCAAGTTACTGGGGTCGGTATAAACGAGAAGGAATGAATCGAGACCATTTTCTCAGCTTCCCGTGGTGCATCCATGACAAGCTGATTGAGATCAAAAGGGGAAAACAGAGCTCCTAA